One Oncorhynchus kisutch isolate 150728-3 linkage group LG11, Okis_V2, whole genome shotgun sequence genomic region harbors:
- the LOC109899576 gene encoding protein FAM83H isoform X2 — MAHRSQCSSAGDNPLDPKYLPSHFREEYRLAIDALVEDDLEGYYEFLQSADVVDFLSRQEIEHIRCTVQIPYQSTQPELPYVESEGDGSSDTYWPVHSDLDAPGLDLGWPQHHHFIGPTEVTTLVNPSEPDMPSIKAQARRLIKNAQQVIAVVMDTFTDVDIFADILDAAMRSVAVYIILDEQNAHHFTTMASNCRVNLESIQFMRVRTVSGITYRCRSGKSFKGQMLDRFLLTDCRAVLSGNYSFMWSFEKIHRCMAHLFLGQLVTTFDEEFRILFAQSQPLVPENVLVPVPDYSSLSDSQYSTDRTPLFRDPRKFLPIESSLPKEWARHSFDDQKRMPPGRHEHIHRSLDQGPLDIHRNKYSSQQFRIEQQYFVEQGHPMIQSNTMDFAGSKRHSYAEGTYARHSSSQFMQHQAMHNFQEGMATQSRKIHREQHHYQRTGPEPGYGSYDQFRDQGYPPMDQYSESGYPHGIEIEPPDNYDPVVNYLSSSKLAMEMGHGSDKLSLPGEGPFCHSNAKRLSVGHPYACQTSPTQQNLSEQKQFFVGSGSDRKTQDPSAKQGMRDWRISSYLSAYDDAGEEDISQPFGNDPFEEPLNPSQGTIFAPLVSDPKFNAKELPKIAGLRLKTTRPEHSRTPDIIVSMATDEGDKSEDMDVKEPKREESFRRRFNPAIQRTSRLRSSLIFSSQLEQHISQELNLTSGQHCEETANEEDDQSRFSLTAQILGKRRSITREPFQWRCNKPATVDNSTIESLKFKDVTTDAGDKELQNNPPLGTNMASSKEQPKPDHEEESKMVQCAHPSKSAQIEQPKTIQTAHLPSSLSNTLYIDMNDPDSRFKFFKELAAKRKAAKASESESSAEKAPLNPVTPFDLKTKDEVTRVEPTLPVAPLNPADTSTKKPSTSTEGPLNPEDTSNKKIATSTEALLNPADTSTNKTATSTETPPNPADTSTNKTATSTETPPIPADTSTNKTATSTETPPNPADTSNKKPATSTQTSSETLETSPVSQGNKTSMATHGSLHLDVKDEASKNKEQEELNLPKSDSKTFLRRRLSCDDGLLRVSMDAEKIELKNSQNQSVSEVNTRDTSAFLEHTSKERSFNIAPKEFSSYKLSPKEPNSSNPASKELSPSLPLTLTEVSSLLSPTTTSFSLANLTSFKHAAKDLSSALTPTLNESSSSNLPSKQKLLSSKPVTVESNKPLSPTQSESSVSSHPIPSKSSTSAHTIPLQSGAPITPGPVEPVVSPKPDKTDSKESLCPTPMQSCSSSIPAPVPATKLSLRPSSTQTKSSSLPISTLVGSTSSTPIDSNISPNPSTKESLFTIARTELKSPSPKTNLIKSYSSPSPGQDEFVLSPNPSKTASNSDPKPTTAELNDSPNSSLPSPKHFMEQANKSPILTPTQSSSSSNPTTREPNPLPNNTPTEPGASPDHTPTDSSASSNPTQTKSHSSPMSASGGSVLFPMSGQTKSITSPNLTPTEYCSSPNHTPTESTSPFNPVLVESNPSSNSNPTHSTASLDTVPAPSAIVDNSKKGKLSNLIKEQRAGSSPAAKGDKKAGDPEIMSKTAPGESTSHGPQSPDETKENDSTMKPESPTDQTNPISPPVKQAKVSQSHYHSSTANVLSSSNLRDDTKLLLGQISANSQSRTEFTIESAVTDDAKQDEADRGVSGKEEESALGQSRGPTRTSQEREKLLQRIESMRKERKVYSRFETPP, encoded by the exons GTGATTGCTGTGGTAATGGACACCTTCACAGATGTGGACATCTTCGCTGATATTCTGGATGCTGCCATGCGAAGTGTTGCCGTGTATATCATTCTGGATGAACAGAATGCACACCACTTTACTACCATGGCTTCCAACTGCCGGGTCAATCTGGAGAGCATTCAA TTCATGCGTGTCAGAACTGTGTCAGGCATCACCTATCGCTGTCGCTCTGGAAAATCCTTCAAGGGTCAAATGCTGGATCGCTTCTTGCTGACAGACTGCAGGGCTGTCCTGAGTGGAAACTATAG CTTCATGTGGTCTTTTGAGAAGATTCACCGTTGCATGGCTCACCTCTTTCTTGGACAGCTTGTGACTACTTTTGATGAGGAGTTCCGAATCCTGTTTGCACAGTCCCAACCTTTGGTACCTGAAAATGTCCTTGTTCCAGTGCCAGACTACAGCAGTTTATCTGACAGCCAATACAGCACTGATAGGACACCATTGTTCAGAGATCCCAGAAAGTTCCTGCCCATAGAGAGCTCTCTTCCTAAAGAATGGGCTAGACATTCCTTTGATGATCAGAAAAGAATGCCCCCTGGAAGGCACGAGCACATCCACAGATCGCTAGATCAGGGTCCActagatatacacagaaacaaGTACTCCTCACAGCAATTTAGAATAGAGCAGCAGTATTTTGTGGAGCAAGGTCACCCTATGATACAGTCGAACACAATGGATTTTGCTGGCTCTAAAAGGCACAGTTATGCAGAGGGCACTTATGCCAGACACTCCTCCTCTCAATTCATGCAGCACCAAGCCATGCACAACTTTCAGGAGGGTATGGCAACCCAGAGCAGGAAGATACATAGGGAACAGCATCACTACCAGAGAACAGGGCCAGAGCCTGGTTATGGTAGCTACGATCAATTCAGGGACCAAGGGTACCCTCCGATGGATCAGTATTCTGAGTCTGGGTACCCACATGGAATAGAGATAGAGCCACCAGACAACTATGACCCTGTAGTGAATTATTTATCATCATCGAAACTTGCTATGGAGATGGGACATGGCTCAGACAAATTATCACTTCCAGGAGAGGGTCCCTTTTGTCATTCAAATGCAAAAAGACTGAGCGTGGGCCATCCTTATGCCTGTCAGACCTCCCCAACACAACAAAACCTGTCTGAACAGAAGCAGTTTTTTGTTGGGTCTGGTTCGGACCGTAAAACACAGGATCCCAGTGCAAAGCAGGGGATGCGAGATTGGAGGATCAGCTCATACCTCAGTGCATATGATGATGCCGGGGAAGAAGACATTTCACAGCCTTTTGGAAATGATCCCTTTGAAGAGCCCCTTAATCCCTCACAAGGAACAATATTTGCTCCACTGGTATCAGATCCCAAGTTTAATGCCAAAGAGTTACCCAAGATTGCAGGGCTCAGGTTAAAGACCACACGCCCAGAACATTCAAGAACACCAGATATTATTGTTAGCATGGCAACAGATGAAGGTGACAAATCAGAGGATATGGATGTAAAAGAGCCCAAAAGAGAAGAGTCATTCCGTAGGAGGTTCAACCCTGCTATCCAAAGGACCTCAAGGCTAAGATCCTCACTAATCTTCAGCTCACAACTAGAACAGCATATCTCTCAAGAACTGAACCTTACCTCAGGCCAACATTGTGAGGAAACTGCCAACGAGGAAGATGACCAATCTAGATTTTCCTTGACTGCTCAGATTTTGGGAAAACGAAGATCCATAACAAGAGAACCTTTTCAATGGAGATGTAATAAGCCAGCAACAGTTGATAATTCAACCATAGAGTCTTTGAAATTTAAGGACGTCACTACTGATGCCGGTGATAAGGAATTGCAAAATAATCCTCCTTTGGGCACCAACATGGCTTCTTCAAAGGAACAACCTAAACCTGACCATGAAGAAGAAAGCAAAATGGTACAATGTGCACATCCATCCAAATCTGCTCAAATTGAGCAACCCAAAACCATACAAACAGCACACCTGCCATCTTCATTGAGCAATACATTATATATAGATATGAATGATCCAGACAGTAGGTTCAAGTTTTTTAAAGAGTTGGCTGCCAAACGAAAAGCTGCAAAGGCTTCAGAGTCTGAGAGTAGCGCTGAAAAAGCTCCTCTAAATCCAGTGACTCCATTTGACTTGAAAACAAAGGACGAAGTCACACGTGTAGAACCTACTCTTCCAGTGGCTCCACTAAATCCAGCAGATACTTCCACCAAAAAGCCATCTACATCAACAGAGGGACCTCTTAACCCAGAAGATACATCAAACAAAAAGATAGCAACATCAACAGAGGCCCTTCTTAATCCAGCAGATACTTCAACAAACAAGACAGCAACATCAACAGAGACCCCACCTAATCCAGCAGATACTTCAACAAACAAGACAGCCACATCAACAGAGACCCCACCTATTCCAGCAGATACTTCAACAAACAAGACAGCAACATCAACAGAGACCCCACCTAATCCAGCAGATACTTCCAACAAAAAGCCAGCTACATCAACACAGACCTCTTCAGAAACACTGGAGACCTCACCTGTCTCGCAGGGGAATAAAACATCCATGGCAACACATGGCTCATTACATCTTGATGTCAAAGACGAGGCTTCTAAAAATAAAGAACAGGAAGAACTTAATCTTCCcaaaagtgactccaaaacaTTCCTCAGGCGTAGATTATCTTGTGACGATGGGCTACTTAGAGTCTCTATGGATGCTGAGAAGATTGAGCTGAAGAACAGTCAGAACCAAAGTGTGTCTGAAGTTAACACAAGAGATACAAGTGCATTTCTTGAGCACACCTCAAAAGAGCGTAGCTTTAACATCGCCCCAAAGGAGTTTAGTTCATATAAACTATCACCAAAGGAACCAAATTCTTCAAATCCTGCTTCAAAGGAGCTGAGCCCATCCCTTCCACTCACCCTAACAGAAGTTAGCTCGTTGTTATCTCCAACAACAACGAGTTTCAGTTTGGCTAATCTCACTTCATTTAAACATGCCGCAAAAGATTTGAGCTCAGCCCTTACCCCCACCCTTAATGAGTCCAGTTCATCTAACCTCCCGTCAAAGCAGAAATTACTATCCTCTAAACCAGTCACAGTAGAGTCCAACAAACCTCTGAGCCCCACCCAATCCGAATCAAGTGTCTCTTCTCATCCCATTCCATCAAAATCCAGCACCTCTGCTCATACCATCCCATTGCAATCAGGTGCCCCCATTACTCCTGGTCCAGTTGAGCCAGTTGTGTCTCCCAAGCCTGACAAAACTGATTCCAAGGAATCTCTTTGCCCTACCCCAATGCAATCTTGCTCGTCCTCAatccctgcccctgtccctgcaACAAAACTTAGCCTTCGGCCAAGCTCTACCCAAACAAAATCCAGTTCCTTACCTATATCAACCTTAGTTGGGTCCACTTCATCAACACCAATAGACTCTAACATCTCTCCCAATCCCTCCACAAAGGAGTCATTGTTTACAATTGCCAGAACTGAGTTAAAGTCACCCTCTCCAAAGACCAACCTAATAAAATCCTACTCCTCTCCTAGTCCTGGCCAAGATGAGTTTGTTTTATCCCCCAACCCCTCCAAAACAGCATCCAACTCTGATCCAAAGCCCACCACAGCAGAGTTGAATGACTCTCCCAACTCCTCACTTCCATCGCCAAAGCATTTCATGGAACAAGCCAACAAATCACCCATCCTAACACCAACACAATCTAGTTCTTCTTCCAATCCAACAACAAGAGAACCCAACCCTCTTCCTAACAACACCCCAACGGAACCAGGTGCATCTCCTGACCACACCCCAACAGATTCAAGTGCATCTTCTAACCCTACCCAAACAAAATCGCATTCCTCCCCTATGTCTGCGTCAGGTGGATCAGTTTTGTTCCCCATGTCTGGCCAAACAAAATCTATCACTTCTCCAAACCTCACCCCAACAGAATATTGTTCCTCTCCTAATCATACCCCAACTGAGTCTACCTCACCATTCAACCCTGTCCTTGTAGAATCCAACCCATCAAGTAACTCAAACCCAACTCATTCCACTGCCTCTCTTGACACTGTCCCAGCTCCATCCGCCATTGTGGATAACAGTAAGAAGGGCAAACTAAGTAACCTTATCAAGGAGCAAAGAGCTGGAAGTTCTCCTGCCGCTAAAGGTGACAAGAAAGCAGGTGATCCTGAGATAATGAGCAAAACTGCTCCTGGAGAATCCACCTCCCATGGACCTCAGAGTCCTGATGAAACCAAAGAGAATGATAGCACTATGAAACCAGAGAGCCCTACAGATCAAACTAATCCCATATCACCCCCAGTGAAGCAAGCTAAAGTAAGCCAGTCCCACTACCATTCATCTACTGCCAATGTACTCTCAAGCAGCAACCTAAGAGATGACACAAAGCTCCTTTTAGGGCAGATTTCTGCTAACAGCCAGAGCCGGACAGAATTCACTATAGAATCTGCTGTCACTGATGATGCCAAACAGGATGAGGCTGACCGGGGTGTTAGTGGTAAGGAGGAAGAATCAGCACTAGGACAGAGCAGAGGCCCGACTAGAACTTCTCAGGAGCGGGAGAAGCTACTTCAGAGAATCGAGAGCATGCGGAAGGAGAGGAAAGTATACAGCCGCTTTGAG ACGCCGCCTTAA
- the LOC109899576 gene encoding protein FAM83H isoform X1: MAHRSQCSSAGDNPLDPKYLPSHFREEYRLAIDALVEDDLEGYYEFLQSADVVDFLSRQEIEHIRCTVQIPYQSTQPELPYVESEGDGSSDTYWPVHSDLDAPGLDLGWPQHHHFIGPTEVTTLVNPSEPDMPSIKAQARRLIKNAQQVIAVVMDTFTDVDIFADILDAAMRSVAVYIILDEQNAHHFTTMASNCRVNLESIQFMRVRTVSGITYRCRSGKSFKGQMLDRFLLTDCRAVLSGNYSFMWSFEKIHRCMAHLFLGQLVTTFDEEFRILFAQSQPLVPENVLVPVPDYSSLSDSQYSTDRTPLFRDPRKFLPIESSLPKEWARHSFDDQKRMPPGRHEHIHRSLDQGPLDIHRNKYSSQQFRIEQQYFVEQGHPMIQSNTMDFAGSKRHSYAEGTYARHSSSQFMQHQAMHNFQEGMATQSRKIHREQHHYQRTGPEPGYGSYDQFRDQGYPPMDQYSESGYPHGIEIEPPDNYDPVVNYLSSSKLAMEMGHGSDKLSLPGEGPFCHSNAKRLSVGHPYACQTSPTQQNLSEQKQFFVGSGSDRKTQDPSAKQGMRDWRISSYLSAYDDAGEEDISQPFGNDPFEEPLNPSQGTIFAPLVSDPKFNAKELPKIAGLRLKTTRPEHSRTPDIIVSMATDEGDKSEDMDVKEPKREESFRRRFNPAIQRTSRLRSSLIFSSQLEQHISQELNLTSGQHCEETANEEDDQSRFSLTAQILGKRRSITREPFQWRCNKPATVDNSTIESLKFKDVTTDAGDKELQNNPPLGTNMASSKEQPKPDHEEESKMVQCAHPSKSAQIEQPKTIQTAHLPSSLSNTLYIDMNDPDSRFKFFKELAAKRKAAKASESESSAEKAPLNPVTPFDLKTKDEVTRVEPTLPVAPLNPADTSTKKPSTSTEGPLNPEDTSNKKIATSTEALLNPADTSTNKTATSTETPPNPADTSTNKTATSTETPPIPADTSTNKTATSTETPPNPADTSNKKPATSTQTSSETLETSPVSQGNKTSMATHGSLHLDVKDEASKNKEQEELNLPKSDSKTFLRRRLSCDDGLLRVSMDAEKIELKNSQNQSVSEVNTRDTSAFLEHTSKERSFNIAPKEFSSYKLSPKEPNSSNPASKELSPSLPLTLTEVSSLLSPTTTSFSLANLTSFKHAAKDLSSALTPTLNESSSSNLPSKQKLLSSKPVTVESNKPLSPTQSESSVSSHPIPSKSSTSAHTIPLQSGAPITPGPVEPVVSPKPDKTDSKESLCPTPMQSCSSSIPAPVPATKLSLRPSSTQTKSSSLPISTLVGSTSSTPIDSNISPNPSTKESLFTIARTELKSPSPKTNLIKSYSSPSPGQDEFVLSPNPSKTASNSDPKPTTAELNDSPNSSLPSPKHFMEQANKSPILTPTQSSSSSNPTTREPNPLPNNTPTEPGASPDHTPTDSSASSNPTQTKSHSSPMSASGGSVLFPMSGQTKSITSPNLTPTEYCSSPNHTPTESTSPFNPVLVESNPSSNSNPTHSTASLDTVPAPSAIVDNSKKGKLSNLIKEQRAGSSPAAKGDKKAGDPEIMSKTAPGESTSHGPQSPDETKENDSTMKPESPTDQTNPISPPVKQAKVSQSHYHSSTANVLSSSNLRDDTKLLLGQISANSQSRTEFTIESAVTDDAKQDEADRGVSGKEEESALGQSRGPTRTSQEREKLLQRIESMRKERKVYSRFEVKYHTVSIGQ, translated from the exons GTGATTGCTGTGGTAATGGACACCTTCACAGATGTGGACATCTTCGCTGATATTCTGGATGCTGCCATGCGAAGTGTTGCCGTGTATATCATTCTGGATGAACAGAATGCACACCACTTTACTACCATGGCTTCCAACTGCCGGGTCAATCTGGAGAGCATTCAA TTCATGCGTGTCAGAACTGTGTCAGGCATCACCTATCGCTGTCGCTCTGGAAAATCCTTCAAGGGTCAAATGCTGGATCGCTTCTTGCTGACAGACTGCAGGGCTGTCCTGAGTGGAAACTATAG CTTCATGTGGTCTTTTGAGAAGATTCACCGTTGCATGGCTCACCTCTTTCTTGGACAGCTTGTGACTACTTTTGATGAGGAGTTCCGAATCCTGTTTGCACAGTCCCAACCTTTGGTACCTGAAAATGTCCTTGTTCCAGTGCCAGACTACAGCAGTTTATCTGACAGCCAATACAGCACTGATAGGACACCATTGTTCAGAGATCCCAGAAAGTTCCTGCCCATAGAGAGCTCTCTTCCTAAAGAATGGGCTAGACATTCCTTTGATGATCAGAAAAGAATGCCCCCTGGAAGGCACGAGCACATCCACAGATCGCTAGATCAGGGTCCActagatatacacagaaacaaGTACTCCTCACAGCAATTTAGAATAGAGCAGCAGTATTTTGTGGAGCAAGGTCACCCTATGATACAGTCGAACACAATGGATTTTGCTGGCTCTAAAAGGCACAGTTATGCAGAGGGCACTTATGCCAGACACTCCTCCTCTCAATTCATGCAGCACCAAGCCATGCACAACTTTCAGGAGGGTATGGCAACCCAGAGCAGGAAGATACATAGGGAACAGCATCACTACCAGAGAACAGGGCCAGAGCCTGGTTATGGTAGCTACGATCAATTCAGGGACCAAGGGTACCCTCCGATGGATCAGTATTCTGAGTCTGGGTACCCACATGGAATAGAGATAGAGCCACCAGACAACTATGACCCTGTAGTGAATTATTTATCATCATCGAAACTTGCTATGGAGATGGGACATGGCTCAGACAAATTATCACTTCCAGGAGAGGGTCCCTTTTGTCATTCAAATGCAAAAAGACTGAGCGTGGGCCATCCTTATGCCTGTCAGACCTCCCCAACACAACAAAACCTGTCTGAACAGAAGCAGTTTTTTGTTGGGTCTGGTTCGGACCGTAAAACACAGGATCCCAGTGCAAAGCAGGGGATGCGAGATTGGAGGATCAGCTCATACCTCAGTGCATATGATGATGCCGGGGAAGAAGACATTTCACAGCCTTTTGGAAATGATCCCTTTGAAGAGCCCCTTAATCCCTCACAAGGAACAATATTTGCTCCACTGGTATCAGATCCCAAGTTTAATGCCAAAGAGTTACCCAAGATTGCAGGGCTCAGGTTAAAGACCACACGCCCAGAACATTCAAGAACACCAGATATTATTGTTAGCATGGCAACAGATGAAGGTGACAAATCAGAGGATATGGATGTAAAAGAGCCCAAAAGAGAAGAGTCATTCCGTAGGAGGTTCAACCCTGCTATCCAAAGGACCTCAAGGCTAAGATCCTCACTAATCTTCAGCTCACAACTAGAACAGCATATCTCTCAAGAACTGAACCTTACCTCAGGCCAACATTGTGAGGAAACTGCCAACGAGGAAGATGACCAATCTAGATTTTCCTTGACTGCTCAGATTTTGGGAAAACGAAGATCCATAACAAGAGAACCTTTTCAATGGAGATGTAATAAGCCAGCAACAGTTGATAATTCAACCATAGAGTCTTTGAAATTTAAGGACGTCACTACTGATGCCGGTGATAAGGAATTGCAAAATAATCCTCCTTTGGGCACCAACATGGCTTCTTCAAAGGAACAACCTAAACCTGACCATGAAGAAGAAAGCAAAATGGTACAATGTGCACATCCATCCAAATCTGCTCAAATTGAGCAACCCAAAACCATACAAACAGCACACCTGCCATCTTCATTGAGCAATACATTATATATAGATATGAATGATCCAGACAGTAGGTTCAAGTTTTTTAAAGAGTTGGCTGCCAAACGAAAAGCTGCAAAGGCTTCAGAGTCTGAGAGTAGCGCTGAAAAAGCTCCTCTAAATCCAGTGACTCCATTTGACTTGAAAACAAAGGACGAAGTCACACGTGTAGAACCTACTCTTCCAGTGGCTCCACTAAATCCAGCAGATACTTCCACCAAAAAGCCATCTACATCAACAGAGGGACCTCTTAACCCAGAAGATACATCAAACAAAAAGATAGCAACATCAACAGAGGCCCTTCTTAATCCAGCAGATACTTCAACAAACAAGACAGCAACATCAACAGAGACCCCACCTAATCCAGCAGATACTTCAACAAACAAGACAGCCACATCAACAGAGACCCCACCTATTCCAGCAGATACTTCAACAAACAAGACAGCAACATCAACAGAGACCCCACCTAATCCAGCAGATACTTCCAACAAAAAGCCAGCTACATCAACACAGACCTCTTCAGAAACACTGGAGACCTCACCTGTCTCGCAGGGGAATAAAACATCCATGGCAACACATGGCTCATTACATCTTGATGTCAAAGACGAGGCTTCTAAAAATAAAGAACAGGAAGAACTTAATCTTCCcaaaagtgactccaaaacaTTCCTCAGGCGTAGATTATCTTGTGACGATGGGCTACTTAGAGTCTCTATGGATGCTGAGAAGATTGAGCTGAAGAACAGTCAGAACCAAAGTGTGTCTGAAGTTAACACAAGAGATACAAGTGCATTTCTTGAGCACACCTCAAAAGAGCGTAGCTTTAACATCGCCCCAAAGGAGTTTAGTTCATATAAACTATCACCAAAGGAACCAAATTCTTCAAATCCTGCTTCAAAGGAGCTGAGCCCATCCCTTCCACTCACCCTAACAGAAGTTAGCTCGTTGTTATCTCCAACAACAACGAGTTTCAGTTTGGCTAATCTCACTTCATTTAAACATGCCGCAAAAGATTTGAGCTCAGCCCTTACCCCCACCCTTAATGAGTCCAGTTCATCTAACCTCCCGTCAAAGCAGAAATTACTATCCTCTAAACCAGTCACAGTAGAGTCCAACAAACCTCTGAGCCCCACCCAATCCGAATCAAGTGTCTCTTCTCATCCCATTCCATCAAAATCCAGCACCTCTGCTCATACCATCCCATTGCAATCAGGTGCCCCCATTACTCCTGGTCCAGTTGAGCCAGTTGTGTCTCCCAAGCCTGACAAAACTGATTCCAAGGAATCTCTTTGCCCTACCCCAATGCAATCTTGCTCGTCCTCAatccctgcccctgtccctgcaACAAAACTTAGCCTTCGGCCAAGCTCTACCCAAACAAAATCCAGTTCCTTACCTATATCAACCTTAGTTGGGTCCACTTCATCAACACCAATAGACTCTAACATCTCTCCCAATCCCTCCACAAAGGAGTCATTGTTTACAATTGCCAGAACTGAGTTAAAGTCACCCTCTCCAAAGACCAACCTAATAAAATCCTACTCCTCTCCTAGTCCTGGCCAAGATGAGTTTGTTTTATCCCCCAACCCCTCCAAAACAGCATCCAACTCTGATCCAAAGCCCACCACAGCAGAGTTGAATGACTCTCCCAACTCCTCACTTCCATCGCCAAAGCATTTCATGGAACAAGCCAACAAATCACCCATCCTAACACCAACACAATCTAGTTCTTCTTCCAATCCAACAACAAGAGAACCCAACCCTCTTCCTAACAACACCCCAACGGAACCAGGTGCATCTCCTGACCACACCCCAACAGATTCAAGTGCATCTTCTAACCCTACCCAAACAAAATCGCATTCCTCCCCTATGTCTGCGTCAGGTGGATCAGTTTTGTTCCCCATGTCTGGCCAAACAAAATCTATCACTTCTCCAAACCTCACCCCAACAGAATATTGTTCCTCTCCTAATCATACCCCAACTGAGTCTACCTCACCATTCAACCCTGTCCTTGTAGAATCCAACCCATCAAGTAACTCAAACCCAACTCATTCCACTGCCTCTCTTGACACTGTCCCAGCTCCATCCGCCATTGTGGATAACAGTAAGAAGGGCAAACTAAGTAACCTTATCAAGGAGCAAAGAGCTGGAAGTTCTCCTGCCGCTAAAGGTGACAAGAAAGCAGGTGATCCTGAGATAATGAGCAAAACTGCTCCTGGAGAATCCACCTCCCATGGACCTCAGAGTCCTGATGAAACCAAAGAGAATGATAGCACTATGAAACCAGAGAGCCCTACAGATCAAACTAATCCCATATCACCCCCAGTGAAGCAAGCTAAAGTAAGCCAGTCCCACTACCATTCATCTACTGCCAATGTACTCTCAAGCAGCAACCTAAGAGATGACACAAAGCTCCTTTTAGGGCAGATTTCTGCTAACAGCCAGAGCCGGACAGAATTCACTATAGAATCTGCTGTCACTGATGATGCCAAACAGGATGAGGCTGACCGGGGTGTTAGTGGTAAGGAGGAAGAATCAGCACTAGGACAGAGCAGAGGCCCGACTAGAACTTCTCAGGAGCGGGAGAAGCTACTTCAGAGAATCGAGAGCATGCGGAAGGAGAGGAAAGTATACAGCCGCTTTGAGGTAAAGTACCATACTGTATCAATAGGCCAGTAG